Within the Pseudomonas orientalis genome, the region CGCTGCTGGGCGATGCGGTCCGGATAGGCCAGTGCCAGCAGGGCGCCGAGCCAGCGTGGATGGTCGGGATCGGCCACCGGTTGGGTGGCCTTGCCTCGCAGATAGCCGCGATACTGGCGCGCCAACTGCCTGGCCCGCTGCACTCCGCCCTGGGTGCCGCGCGCACGCTCCTCGCCGGACACCAGCGCCAGGCGACTGTGCAAGTCGGCACCGCCGCCGCGCAGGATATCGCGCTCGCCCAACAAGGCCGCGACATCACACGCCATCGCCGCGAGCCCCAGGTCCTGCCCGCGCAACAGCAAGTGGGCGATACGCGGATGGGCCGGCAATTCGGCCATCTGCTGGCCATGGGCGGTGAGCTTGTCGTCATTCAAGGCGCCGAGGCGCACCAGCAAATCCTGAGCCTGGGCGTAGGCGGCGGTCGGGGGCACATCGAGCCATACCAGTTGCGCGGGGGTGACACCCCAGCGCGCCAGTTGCAAGGCCAGGCCGGCAAGGTCGGCGGCGAGGATTTCCGCACTGCCGTAGGCGGCCAGCCCGTCATGCTGGACTTCGGACCACAACCGATAACACACGCCTGGCTCCAACCGCCCTGCCCGACCGGCGCGCTGGGTGGCGCTGGCGCGGGAGATGCGCTGGGTGTCGAGGCGGGTCATGCCGCTGCCCGGGTCGAAACGCGGCACCCGCGCCAACCCGGCATCGATCACCACGCGCACGCCGTTGATGGTCAGGCTGGTCTCGGCAATGTTGGTGGCCAGCACCACTTTGCGCTTGCCGGCCGGCGCGGGGTCGATGGCGGCGCGCTGGGCATTGAGGTCGAGCTCGCCGTGCAGCGGACACAGCAGCACATCGGGCTGATGACCCAAGGCGTCGGACAGTTGCTGATGGACCCGGCGAATCTCCGCCTGCCCCGGCAGGAACACCAGCACGCTGCCGGTTTCGTCATGCAGGGCTTCAAGAATCGTGTTCACCACCCGCGGCTCGATGAATTCCCCGGCCTGGTATGGCCGCCCCCAGCGCATCTGTACCGCAAACATGCGCCCTTCGCTGCGCAGGATCGGCGCATTGTCCAGCAGACCCGCCAGGCGCTCGCCTTCGAGGGTGGCGGACATCAACAGGATTTTCAGTGGCTGGTCATCGCGAAACAGGTCGCGCCCGTTGAGGCTCAGGGCCAGCGCCAGGTCGGCATCGAGGCTGCGCTCGTGAAATTCGTCAAAGATCAGCAGGCCCACGCCATCCAGCGCCGGGTCGTCCTGCAAGCGGCGAGTGAGGATGCCTTCGGTGACCACTTCGATGCGCGTGCTGGGTCCGACCTTGCTGTCGAGGCGGATGCGATAGCCGACCGTTTCACCGACCTTTTCACCCAGCTCGCTGGCCAGGCGTTCGGCAGCGGCCCGCGCGGCGAGGCGCCGGGGTTCGAGCATCAGGATGGTCTGCCCGGCCAGCCAGGGCTCGTTCAACAAGGCCAAGGGCACGCGGGTGGTTTTACCGGCGCCGGGCGGCGCTTCCAGCACGGCTTCATGGCGAATCGCCAAGGCGTCACGCAGGGCAGGTAAAACATCATCAATCGGCAACGAATTCATACTGGCTCCAAAGCAGAGCGGCGAGTATAACGGCGAACTGCCGGAGGCTGACGCGGGTCTTAAAAACACCCAATGTCCAGACTGTGAATGCAGTCGAGTGTGGGAGCTGGCTTGCCTGCGATGGCGGCGCTTCAGGGAAGACAGCGGTGACTGTCACACCGCTATCGCAGGCAAGCCAGCTCCCAGATTGGATCATCGGCGTCTGGCACATCTGGCTTATAGTCACCCTTACTATGTTCAGGAGACTTTTTCATGCGTATCGCTTCCCGTGTCATCGGCGGCGTCTTGGCCGTCACCCTGCTGAGCCAACTCACCGCCTGCGGTTCGATTTTCTATCCGGATCGGCGCGGCCAGATCGACGGCAAGATCGACCCGGCGATTGCCGTGCTCGATGCGGTCGGCCTGTTGTTCTACGTGATCCCGGGCCTGATCGCGTTCGGCGTCGACTTCGCCACGGGCGCGATCTACTTCGAACCGGGCAAGACCGCCCAGGTCGCGCCGGAAAAACTGCACGAAGCCCTCGGCGCCGACGGCAAGGTCGATAACGTCAAGCTGCAAAGCATCATTCAGAAAGAAACCGGCCGCACCTTGCCGCTGGACGACCCGCGCCTGATCCAGTTCAAGGGCAGCGTGCAACAACTGGCATCCCTGGGCCTGCAACCCGCCGCATAAGGACAGCCCATGACCAGCAGTCCCGAACACGCCAGGCTTCTGCGCCTGGCCACCCGCGCCTCGGTGGGCGTGGCCTGCGTGCTGATTGTCACCAAGGCCATCGCCTGGTGGTTCAGTGGCTCGGTGGCCATGCTCGCCGGGTTGACCGACTCGCTGCTCGATGGCGTCACCTCGCTCCTCAATCTGCTGGCGGTGCACTACGCCCTGCGCCCCGCCGATGACGATCACCGTTATGGTCACGGCAAGGCGGAGTCGCTGTCGGGGATGGCCCAGGCGCTGTTTATCGGTGGCAGCGCGGTGTTGATCGCCTTGCAGGCCTATCAACGCCTGCAGCAGCCGGAACCCGTGGGCGCGCCCTGGCTGAGCATCGGCGTGATCGTGTTCTCACTGGTGCTGACCGTGGCGTTGTTGATGCTGCAACATCGGGTGATCCGCGAAACCGGCTCCAACGCGGTGCGCGCCGATTCGCTGCATTATCGCTCCGACCTGATGCTCAACGGCAGCATCCTGGTGGCCTTGGTGCTCGCCGGTTTTGGCTTTAATCAAGTGGACGCCTGGTTCGGCCTGGGCATCGCCGCCTACATTCTGTGGAGTGCGATCCAGATTGCCCGGGAAAGCTTTGCCGTGTTGATGGACGAGGAACTGCCGGCCGATATCAGCCAGCATATGCTGGACCTGGCCCGTAGCGTACCCGGCGTACTGGGTGCCCATGACTTGCGCACGCGGGTGTCCGGCAACCACTGGTTCGTGCAGTTGCATCTGGAATTGCCGGGGGAATTGACGTTGTCCGTGGCCCACGGCATCAGCGACCAGGCCGCCGATGCC harbors:
- the hrpB gene encoding ATP-dependent helicase HrpB, which produces MNSLPIDDVLPALRDALAIRHEAVLEAPPGAGKTTRVPLALLNEPWLAGQTILMLEPRRLAARAAAERLASELGEKVGETVGYRIRLDSKVGPSTRIEVVTEGILTRRLQDDPALDGVGLLIFDEFHERSLDADLALALSLNGRDLFRDDQPLKILLMSATLEGERLAGLLDNAPILRSEGRMFAVQMRWGRPYQAGEFIEPRVVNTILEALHDETGSVLVFLPGQAEIRRVHQQLSDALGHQPDVLLCPLHGELDLNAQRAAIDPAPAGKRKVVLATNIAETSLTINGVRVVIDAGLARVPRFDPGSGMTRLDTQRISRASATQRAGRAGRLEPGVCYRLWSEVQHDGLAAYGSAEILAADLAGLALQLARWGVTPAQLVWLDVPPTAAYAQAQDLLVRLGALNDDKLTAHGQQMAELPAHPRIAHLLLRGQDLGLAAMACDVAALLGERDILRGGGADLHSRLALVSGEERARGTQGGVQRARQLARQYRGYLRGKATQPVADPDHPRWLGALLALAYPDRIAQQRRPGGAEYRLANGRAALFAEADSLMKQAWLVIADLGSRQGQREERIYLAADFDPALFDTVLAEQVRNVDQLDWDEREGVLRAERQRKVGELVLSREPLTGLDEAARSQALVNLVRRKGLELLPWTPELRQWQARVLLLRQLDAGNTSEWPDVSDSALLAGLEHWLMPYLGKVSRLSHFANLDISSYLHNLLPWPLPQRLEELAPQHVKVPSGSSVRLDYSEQPPILAVRLQELFGLADTPRIAGGRQVVKLHLLSPARRPVQVTQDLANFWRSTYAEVKKDLKGRYPKHYWPDDPLVAEATARIKPRK
- a CDS encoding polyribonucleotide nucleotidyltransferase translates to MRIASRVIGGVLAVTLLSQLTACGSIFYPDRRGQIDGKIDPAIAVLDAVGLLFYVIPGLIAFGVDFATGAIYFEPGKTAQVAPEKLHEALGADGKVDNVKLQSIIQKETGRTLPLDDPRLIQFKGSVQQLASLGLQPAA
- a CDS encoding cation diffusion facilitator family transporter, giving the protein MTSSPEHARLLRLATRASVGVACVLIVTKAIAWWFSGSVAMLAGLTDSLLDGVTSLLNLLAVHYALRPADDDHRYGHGKAESLSGMAQALFIGGSAVLIALQAYQRLQQPEPVGAPWLSIGVIVFSLVLTVALLMLQHRVIRETGSNAVRADSLHYRSDLMLNGSILVALVLAGFGFNQVDAWFGLGIAAYILWSAIQIARESFAVLMDEELPADISQHMLDLARSVPGVLGAHDLRTRVSGNHWFVQLHLELPGELTLSVAHGISDQAADAIHRAYPKAEVLVHADPLEVVTGARA